TTGCACCCCCGCGTTCAGGATGAAATAGCCGCGATTTTCAGTGAATTGGTGGCTCGTTACAGTCAACATGCAGCCTTTCAAGGTGTGGCTGTTCAATTAAGTTTGAATGGTTATCTCCAGTTGCCCGGCTTGAGTTGGGGGTATGACGATTTTACAGTGTCTCTGTTTGAAGAAGAGACCGGCGTCAAAGTTCCTGCCGCTTCCGGAGCACAAAAATATGAAAAACGATATCAATTTTTGACCACGACTGCATTTCCGCAGTGGACGCAATGGCGCTGCCAGAAAATTAAAACGTTGCATCAACGGTTGGCGGGAATCCTTTCAAAAGCGCGTCCTGATGCCCAGATCGTATTTGCTGCCAGAGAGTTGGTACCCACACATAGTAAAGCGGGTGATGTGATTTCTGCATTGAAAGCAGGAGCACAGTTACGGCCTGTGTTGATGGAGATGGGGCTCGATTTTTCCAGCTATGACCAAATCAGCAATGGAGTTGTCTTGCGGCCGGAGCAATTTCATTCAGATCAGCAAAAAACATCGACCGCCCATATACTCAATACACATCCTACCGTTGCTGATGCGTTTAAAACACGCGTGAATGGAACTTTGTTTTATCATCATCCGGTAGAAGTTCGGGTTTCTGAATTTGACCGTCTTTCCCCGTGGCAACCAGCGTTTACCTGGCTTGTGGCCCAGGCAACCCCCGCAGGCAGAACAAACCGCATGCGATATTTGCATTCGATCGCACAGCAGGATCCATATATTCTATTCGATGGTGGCTGGACCATTCCCTTCGGTCAGGAACAGACAACTCAGTCAATACGTACCCAGTTGCAGAAATTACCGGCGAGACCTTTTCAAACGATTCAAGCATCAAAGCAGCCTATCGTCGCCCGCTTATCGAGAGGAAAAGACAAAACCTTTTATTATCTGGTGAATGATTTTCCCTATGCCTGCCAGGTGACGGTTGAATTGAATGTGCCTTCGGGAAAGCCTGTGATTTCTCTGGCAAATGGAGAAAAAATCAAAACGAGAACGTCGCAGTCCGGAGGTGTCAACTATTCTGTGGAGTTAGATGCCTTTGATTTTCAGGCATTCGAAATTCAGGATTCACAAGTTCAAATCATTTCGGTTGATTCAAAAGTAGAGAGTCAGAATTTAGTAGATCTGCAGGCGATGATTGATCAAAAGAAACGGAGTTTGATCAATCTGCATCAGGCGATGAATGATGCCACTGCTGTTGTCCTGCAAGCTGATTTTGAAGGGCAACAATCCCGCGACTATATTCTCGCAGGTTGGGAGTCCAAGGACCAGAAGCTCCCTTCCTGGAATCTGGACCGTTCTCAGTCTCATTCCGGAAAGGCCTCTTTGCTGTTAGACCGCGCAGCGGGAAATAATTCGCTCAAGACAAATGTGATTCCATTACAGGATTGCCGTTATCTGAATATGAGTGTCTGGATGAAAACTAATACGAAAGGCATGCAGGTTCGGATTGCATTAGAAGCGGAGCAGAATGGAAAACTCAAAGTTCAGTCGGCAATCATCTCTGTCGATCAGCAATGGCGAAAATATCTGTTTCGTGTGAAGGATATCCCATCCCAGCAGGTTACCAATGCGCATATTCTGATTGAAAAACTCGGGGCGGAAAAATTGTGGATTGATGACGTCGATCTGCAGATCCATCAAATCTCTCCCGAAGACGACAGGCAGTTAACCAAGCTTGTGTCCACACTTTCGTTTGCCTGGGATTCTCAGCGTTATCTGGACTGTTATCGCTTGCTCAACAGTTACTGGGGGCAATTCGACAGCGAGCCAGCGTCGACTCAACCTGTTCCAGGTCAGGATGCTGAGCCTGTCAAACATGCGGAGCGTCGCGGTCTGCGTAAGCTGATCCGTCGCTAGTTCTGGAAATGGCTCAGGAATTGTGCTGTTGTTCGGCTGTATCATCTTGTAAATCAATGATTTACGAAAAACGCCCTTAATCAATGCCTGAATAATGTTATAATGACTATATGAAGTCATATACAGTATTTACGTTGATTTTCATTCTGCAAGGAAGGGGTTGATATGGCGGCTCGAAAAACAATTTCCAAGGCAAAATCAGGTACTGCGAAGTCGCGGACAGCGGCAAAAAAAACGACCAAACGTGCTTCTACCAAAGGGAATGGTAAAGTCCATACGATCGGGAGTTATCTGATTCAGCGTTTGCAGGATTACGGTATCAACGAGATGTTCGGCATCCCGGGGGATTTTGTTCTGCAGTTTTACGGGATGCTGGAAGAGAGCCCGATTAAGGTCGTTGGAACAACCCGCGAAGACAATGCCGGCTATGCTGCCGACGGTTATGCACGCGTCAATGGGTTGGGAGCCGTTTGCGTGACCTACTGTGTTGGTGGGTTGAGTTTGTGTAACTCCATCGCAGGTGCCTATGCCGAAAAGTCGCCCGTTGTGGTCATTAGTGGTGCTCCGGGTATGGAAGAACGGGAAACCGATCCCCTACTCCATCATCGCGTGAAAGATTTTCATACGCAACGGGACGTCTTTGAAAAAATCACCGTGGCAACCGCCTTGCTTGATGACCCGCTGACTGCGTTTCAGGAAATAGATCGCTGTCTGGAAGCCTGTGTCAGGTATAAGCGACCTGTTTATCTGGAACTGCCTCGTGATTGTGTGCACAAGAAAGCCATCATTCCACATGTACCCGATGATCGGCAGCCAACCAGCGATGAAAACGCATTGCGTGAGTCACTGGCGGAAGCGAAGAAGTTGATCCAGGCAAGTAAGAAGCCGGTAGTCATTGCAGGAGTTGAAGTGCACCGCTTTGGCTTGCGGGAAGAGGTGTTGAAGTTTGTAGAGAAAAACAAGATCCCCATGTGCGCAACGATCTTGGGTAAGTCGGTCGTGAGTGAGTCACATCCGCTTTACCTGGGAGTTTATGAAGGGGCGATGGGACGGAATGAAGTCCAACGTTATGTCGAAGACAGCGATTGTGTGATTCTGCTGGGGACATTTATGACGGATATTAACCTGGGTATTTACACGGCTCACCTGGATCCCGGTAAGTGCATTTATGCGACCAGTGAAAAGCTGCGGATCAGTTACCATCACTTCCACGATGTCGTATTCTCTGACTTTGTCCAAGAGTTGGGCAAGCAGAAAATGAAGGTGGTCGTGCGTAAAATCCCGGACAATGTGCGTCCTCAGCCAGTTGAGTTTCAGGTGAAACCTTCCCAGCCGATTACCACAAAGCATTTGTTTGAGAGTATCAATCAGATTCTGGGGAATCACACGGTTGTGGTCACTGATGTGGGGGATTGTCTATTTGGCGCCGTGGATTTGATGATTAGTACGCATACGAAGTTTCTGAGTCCCGCCTATTATACGTCAATGGGTTTTGCCATACCGGCTTCGATCGGGGCACAGGTAGCCAATCCGAATCTGCGACCGATTGTCCTTGTCGGCGATGGGGCGTTTCAGATGACCTGTCTTGAGCTCTCGACAGCACTCAAGCTGGGCTATAACCCGATAGTCATTGTCCTGAACAATAAAGGCTACACCACAGAACGTTTTCTGCAGGAAGGTCCGTTTAACGATATCCCGGACTGGAAATATCATAACATTACCGATCTGATTGGTGGCGGCTGGGGCTTTGAAGTCAGCACGGAAGGTGATCTGGAGAAGGCGATCAAAGCTGCTTTGGCGAATAAAGACAGTTTAAGCGTGATTAACGTGCATCTGAAGCCAACGGATGTGAGCCCGGCACTGACCCGTCTGGCAGATAAGATGTCGAAGCAGCTCTAGGTAGTGTTTATTTAATAGTATTGAGCGTGATTTTGCGGTCGACAGAGTGAGCTATGTAAGATCAAACCGTAGCCGATGGTGTGATATTGCCTTTGTTTCTTGGACTATGACCGCAAAAAAAGACACTAGCCGCAGGGCATTAGCCCCGGTTGGACGTCTTGGGTAGCCACCGTTCGAATTAATAAACGCTACCTAGGGGATTCCGGTTGTTGCTGATACGTAAAAAAGCCGGGCGAGAGTCCCGTTCTCTGTGCCCGGCTAATTTCCTTTCGCATGCAGTTCATGTAATTCCAGCGCATGAAACTGCAATTGAGAACGCGAAAGGAGTCCCCCCTGTTTTATTTGAGGGCAAGCAGAAGTGAACAGGCACACTATAATCAGGCGTGCCTGTTCGAATTTGGTGCATCGAGGATTTATTGATCCTCTTGAAGCTTACGCTCCAGTTTGTATTGTTCCAGAACTTCGCGTTGGTTGTAGAGTTGTTCTTCTGGGCCTGCGGGATAGAACTGAACGTCATCATTGAGGTAATAAGCGGAAGGCAACGTCTGGCCGCCGATACTGGATTGGCAACCGGTGCTGGTTAATCCGATTAATGCTAAACCCAGAACTCCTAAACTTGACCAATTTTTAAACTGGCGAATTACCATGATTTTCCTCGGAATTGAAAAGTTGTCGAAAGGCACCTGTTGGGGAGACGCGTGTAAACAGGGTAAGACAGGAGCCGGGAACACCTTGGGAACAGTCTGTCCTTTTACTGAATCCGGTGACTTGTTCGGGAAGTCACACGCAAGGTCACACATGAGTACAATGTGTGTACTTGGTTTATCGACACATAAAACCGGAATCTTCGGTATATTCTTCCTAATCGGACAATATTTTGTATAAAGAAAGTCCGCAGGGCATAGATATGGCAGGATGGGAAAATATGAACACTGCCGGAAACGATAGAGAGGCGGCAATGTTAACTTAGGGGGAATTCACCGTTAGCTAAGGTCGAGTAGAGCGTTTCTGCTCCCGCCGGTATTTTAACATTTCCTCCTGCAGTTTTTGCTCCTCTTCAGGGCTGGCAGGAAAGTACTGCACATCGTTCCCATTGCTGATGTATCTTGAAGGTGGAGAAGACTCCGATACTTTCTGGGGTTTGCTCTCGTAAGTGTACCAGATGGCTATGGTGATAAGTCCGAGGCAAATACCAGTCAGCTTCGCGCGCGTTAAATAAACCATGATCGTCAACTCCTGAAAAGACCGTCAGTCTCGCTACGGATCGTAACAGCAGTATCGAACGACGCCAATATTAATCGGACAGTCACATGTTAGAACACAGTTCGCCTATGACTTAAAGGCGCGCTGCAGTTCGTCCAGTGAGACTTTTCCCTCAGCGACCAGGCGAATTCCGTCTTTCTGGAAGCTGGGCATCCCTGCTTTTTTGGCGAAGGCCTTGATTTTGCCAGGATCGGGATCACTGATGATGAGTTTTTTCATTTCATCGGTCATCTCATACAATTCCAGCATCAGGGTACGTCCATAGTACCCCAGGCCATCACACTTCTCACAAGGCTCGATCTCGTTCCCATCTTCATCAACGGTTTGACGTGGGGGGCGGTAGAGCATTTTTGTGGTTTTAGGCAGGCCCATTTTCGCGATGAGTTTCGGGTTGGGGCGGAAGGCTTCTTTGCAATCATTACAGAGCGTGCGGATCAGCTTATGACCCACAACACAGCGCAGGGCATCGACGCCTTTTTCCACACTGCCTGCCAGTTTACAGAATTTGAGCAAACCGGCGATCGCATCTTTAGCTGAGATTTCTGCGATCATCGTAATTTCATCTTTGACATTCAGGATACTGCCGACATACGATTCATCGGTGATCGGATTCAGATAGA
This genomic interval from Gimesia alba contains the following:
- a CDS encoding family 10 glycosylhydrolase, which gives rise to MKHILILTWVVFLCCMQAPVFVWADVNAPVSVKLRVEWGERTPRHWTARFDLADGEFDSVNSLGVDADEAEVVSLVDQKVVYQPRTSRVFNSLEFQIRGNLTTVLQVVMQARNDPKVVFKHQFSLQDILKQKEILPIPQTGAQLVVQQAPGDAFALKIDRPHLVFEPDEPIQVQAFPKYLMNSAEAVSSELQWSLSRSRTRELVASGSKPVSPQDRNELLRQGVPLSLQAPGEGVYDLAVKMGPGHQAVAQLIVISSQTKRFSQSTLQQAEQLLVDEIELQGEQDQHALVVRRPRQRIRNSLKSLFKSGTQAGNSDRGSPPWSAYHLKLQHRGRPHRLVISYPRRPQGHVGFSILEPDASGQLVPVGVDSGVYQSATLLASASAAQSVDLQTEVLFWPKIENPILLFHSLGTENPAEVTRVQVYELPVPDQSVEVVADSGLEKKRLVGPYLQKPLLPEIFGASQVLDHNSNRSLDDWQTFYEAGNRLAFYLKYHHFNSVLLAVSADGSAIYPSKYLAPTPRYDSGVYHSSGQDIQQKDVLEMLFQIFDREQLTLMPELQFSSILTGLEQTIQGGSEQAVGIELVSQKGQTWRHAKGAPRGQAPYYNPLHPRVQDEIAAIFSELVARYSQHAAFQGVAVQLSLNGYLQLPGLSWGYDDFTVSLFEEETGVKVPAASGAQKYEKRYQFLTTTAFPQWTQWRCQKIKTLHQRLAGILSKARPDAQIVFAARELVPTHSKAGDVISALKAGAQLRPVLMEMGLDFSSYDQISNGVVLRPEQFHSDQQKTSTAHILNTHPTVADAFKTRVNGTLFYHHPVEVRVSEFDRLSPWQPAFTWLVAQATPAGRTNRMRYLHSIAQQDPYILFDGGWTIPFGQEQTTQSIRTQLQKLPARPFQTIQASKQPIVARLSRGKDKTFYYLVNDFPYACQVTVELNVPSGKPVISLANGEKIKTRTSQSGGVNYSVELDAFDFQAFEIQDSQVQIISVDSKVESQNLVDLQAMIDQKKRSLINLHQAMNDATAVVLQADFEGQQSRDYILAGWESKDQKLPSWNLDRSQSHSGKASLLLDRAAGNNSLKTNVIPLQDCRYLNMSVWMKTNTKGMQVRIALEAEQNGKLKVQSAIISVDQQWRKYLFRVKDIPSQQVTNAHILIEKLGAEKLWIDDVDLQIHQISPEDDRQLTKLVSTLSFAWDSQRYLDCYRLLNSYWGQFDSEPASTQPVPGQDAEPVKHAERRGLRKLIRR
- a CDS encoding alpha-keto acid decarboxylase family protein: MAARKTISKAKSGTAKSRTAAKKTTKRASTKGNGKVHTIGSYLIQRLQDYGINEMFGIPGDFVLQFYGMLEESPIKVVGTTREDNAGYAADGYARVNGLGAVCVTYCVGGLSLCNSIAGAYAEKSPVVVISGAPGMEERETDPLLHHRVKDFHTQRDVFEKITVATALLDDPLTAFQEIDRCLEACVRYKRPVYLELPRDCVHKKAIIPHVPDDRQPTSDENALRESLAEAKKLIQASKKPVVIAGVEVHRFGLREEVLKFVEKNKIPMCATILGKSVVSESHPLYLGVYEGAMGRNEVQRYVEDSDCVILLGTFMTDINLGIYTAHLDPGKCIYATSEKLRISYHHFHDVVFSDFVQELGKQKMKVVVRKIPDNVRPQPVEFQVKPSQPITTKHLFESINQILGNHTVVVTDVGDCLFGAVDLMISTHTKFLSPAYYTSMGFAIPASIGAQVANPNLRPIVLVGDGAFQMTCLELSTALKLGYNPIVIVLNNKGYTTERFLQEGPFNDIPDWKYHNITDLIGGGWGFEVSTEGDLEKAIKAALANKDSLSVINVHLKPTDVSPALTRLADKMSKQL